CGAGATAGCGCGAGTGATCGACAAAACGGTACGAACCCGCGGGATTCTTGCCCGAGTCGCCCATGCCGATCAGATCTGGTGCCAGACAGCGTCCACGCTTTTCGCAGTGCGGAATGATGTTGCGCCAGAGATACGACGAGGTTGGATTACCGTGCAGAAAAACGATGGGATCTCCCGAGCCGGTATCGACATACGCCATCTCGGAGTCGAGCACGGCGACGCGTTGGCGCGGATAGGGATCGTGAGAGGAAATAGCTTGAGTCATAGGAGACCTCTTGCTTCCAGGTTCCCTCTCCCCTTGTGGGAGAGGGCTAGGGGGAGAGGGAATAAATTAGCAAAGCTACTGCTGCTTTGCTCCAGCGACATCCGCCATCAACTGCATCGCCTCGCGCTGGCCGGTCTGGATTAACATTGTCGAGGCACCACATTCTTCCCACGCTTTATAGCGCTGACGGATGCGCGCCTCGGGACCGCAGAGGGACATCTCGTCGCACAGCTCATCCGGCACCAGCGCGGTGGCTTCGGCTTTCCGCCCGGAGAGGTAGAGTTCCTGAATCTTTGCGGCCATGTCGCCGTAGCCATATTTCGATACCATCTCGTTGTGGAAATTCTTATTCTTTGCACCCATGCCGCCGACGTAGAGGGCAAGCGTCGGTTTGAGCTGCGCCAGACAGGCTTTCACGTCGTCGCCCAGGACGACCGTGCAGCCGGCCGCGATATCGAAATCCTTCCATGACTTGCCGTTTCCCGCTTTCTTAAAACCCTCCTCAATGTCGGCGCGGAACATCTCCATGCGATAGGGCGAGAACCAAATCGGCAGCCAGCCATCCGCAATTTCTGCGGTCAGACGAATACTGTTGGGTTGCATGGTCGCGAGATAGATCGGGAGCCGGTTGGTATGCAGGATCGACTTGAGGGGCTTGCCGAGCCCGGTTGCCCCAGGTCCTTGGTACGGAAGCTGATAGGCTTTGCCTGCGAGCGCCACCGGCTTTTCCCGCGCCCAGATTTGCCGCAGGATAGCGACATACTCACGCAGTCGCGCCAGCGGCTTGTCGTATGGCATGCCGTGCCAACCTTCAATCACTTGCGGCCCAGAGAGCCCGAGGCCGACGAGGACACGACCACCCCCAGCGAGGGCATCCAGCGTGGCCATCGTCATGCCGCACATGGCGGGAGTGCGCGCCGCTATTTGCATGATGCCGGTGCCAAGTTTGATGCGGCTCGTCTTCGCCGCGATATAGGCGAGGGGCGTGACGGCATCCGACCCGTAGGCTTCTGCGGTCCAGACCGAATCGTACCCGAGTTGCTCCGCCTCCTGAATGCGATCGAGAGGGAGGGAAACATTTCCTCCAGAATAGCCAACGCTGAGCCCAAGTTTCACGCGTTCCTCCTTCTGCTTTCTCCTGAGAAAAACTGCTCGGGGCAGTGGTACTCTGGGAGCTAGGAGGCGTCAATCGGGGGACGAGAGGCGTTGGAGTTCGATCCCTGCGTAAGGTAGGGGCGCGGTCACCGCGCCCCTACGAACTACGCTACACCCTCAACGTCTCTGCTACCCTCCGAAAATCCTCCAACCGTGGCAGCAGCAGCGGCTCATTCACTCCAGCCTGTCGATATTCCTCGATCCGCGCTTTGCAGTAGTCTGCCGGACCGGCGACATAGAATGCCTCGACCATCGCATCGGAGATGAAACCGACGGCGGCTTTCTCTCCCTCCTGTTCGATCACTGCGCGTAAGGCCGGCAGGATCGAGGGATCGAACCCACCTTTGTCGAGGAGGATTTCTCCCACGTGCGGCTCTTCAAGTAAACGAACGAGGCGCTGCTTCAAGGTCGGGTACAGACTGGCTGGATCGTTCGTCAGCCGCACGACGAGCATACAGGTGATGTCGATCACCTGCGGGTCGCGCCCTGCTGCTGTCGCTGCGTCGCGGATTTCTTGCACGGCATAGCGGACGTAGGCCGGTGGCACGTAGGCATTGAGCACCGCGCCGTCGGCGATTTCTCCGATCAAACGCAAGCCTTTCTGACCGATGCCGGACAGATAGAGCGGAAGCTGGGCTTGTACTGGGGTGGTCGCCAACCGGACGTTGCCGAATTTGTAGCGCCCTTCCTGAGCAATGACTCTTTCACCGGCGAACAATTTTCGCAGATGCTGCACAGTTTCCGTCAACGCCGCGCGCGAGTTCCCGTAGGGAATCCCGATCTTGTCCTGGATGACTTGGGGCTCGCTTCTGCCGAGTCCCAAGAGAAAACGACCGCTGGAGAGACGGTCGAGTGTCGCGCCGGCCATCGCCAGCAGCGCGGGATTGCGCGTGTACGGATTGACCACGCCGACGCCGAGCTTGATCCGCTCTGTCGCTGCCGCCAGAAAGCCAAGCATGGAAAAGGTTTCTTCGTGGAAGTAGCGCTCCGTGACCCAGAGGGACGTGAAGCCGTTGTCTTCGGCCAGACGACCGTATTCTTTCAGCTCAGCGCCGTTGTCGATGCCGTGATAGAGGACGATTCCGAGGCGAGACATAATGAGTCCAAGGTCCAAGGCCTAAAGTCTAAGAGACTATCCGATCTCCCCTAACCGTTGCTCTAACAATAAATTGACCAAGCTTTCTGTGCTAACTCCACGAATCCGGGCCATCCGTTGCACTCGGTTGATCAAATCGCGATCGATGCGGACCACATAGCGACGGCGAGCCTGTTCGGAGATGGTAAATTCCGCAGCTTCGGTTTGGTCCCCATAGTCCGCCAGGCTATGGGTATCCCAAAACTCCCCCATCTCCTCATAACTTTTGAACCCAGGAAGACGTTTACTTTTTGGCATATTGCCTTTTCTCTTTTGCATCCATAGTGCGGGCACTGATAATAAGCGCTTCGTGTGTCAATTTATAGACAAAAAATATGACGAGGTAACGTCCCATGAGGGTCTGACCATAAGCAGCATACAGATTTTCTCCAGGAACATGGCCCTTCTGCACCTTGCGATACTGGGGATTACCAAATAATAATACCTCTTCGACTTCTTCCGGAACGACCTGATGCTTCCACGCCAGTTTATCGACAAAGTGAGGTAACCAGACAATATCGTCGATCCGCATGACCATTCCTAAAGCCGCTCCGCTCTCACCTCAGCTCCAACGTGCGGGCCTCTCTACTAAACTACCTTGCTCCGTATCTCCTGCACTGGTCGCGCGGCCAAGAACGTCTGCTTGATCTCCTGGTCCTGCAACCGGCTCGCGACTTTTTCGATCACTTCGATCGCGCTGGCGTAGGCCGACCGCGCTTGGTCTTTGCTCTCTTGCTTCTCGTACAACTCACCCAATGCCTGGTAGGTCTTCCACAGTTGCGGCGGGTTGCCGACTTCCTGCGCAAGCGTGAGAGCTTTCAGCAGCACGGCTTCCGCCTCCACCAGTTTTCCCTGCATGCAAAACGCCTGACCCCGCAAGCGCCAGCCTTTGACGATGTTCTTGCGGCTTTCCGTGGGCTCGGCCAGTTGCAGACATTCATCAGCGAATTGTAGCGCCTTCTCGGCATCTCCTTTGGTGAGCCACAGCTCTCCGAGACTATGACAGCAGTGCTGCATATAGCGCCACTTCATCCACTCTTCGCCCCACTTCCCGCGCTGTTAGGAGTCACGGTAGACTTTTTCCAGGTACCGCTGGGCTTGGTCTAGATCGCCAAGCAGCAGATAGTCATCGCCCAAATTGATCTCGGCGTTGCGAATAATCTCTGGGTCACCGATCGTATACGATGCCTCCACCCCTTCTCGATTGTAACGAATGGCCAGCTCTAGATTGTAGAGTTCTCCGTAAACTCACCCTAAAGTGTTTAAGATACGACATTTGCCATATTTGTCGCCGAGCCGTTCGCTCAGCGCCAGGTCTTCCTGGAGGGAGGCGAGAGCTTGCTCGTACTCTCCCTTGCCGCAATAAGCGACGCTCCTCGTCCAGAAGAATATAGACAGGTTCTCCTGAAGGTTGTGCGTCTGTCCGACGGTGACAGCCTGTTCGTGACGCTGAAGAGCCTGCTTATACTCTCCCGTCCAGTTGTTCAGCAATCCGAGCCAGTTGAGGCTCAACCCTTCAATGCGCTTGTCCCCGGCTTCTCTGCTGATCATCAGTGCTTCTTCGTAACAGCGGGTCGCCTCTC
The genomic region above belongs to Deltaproteobacteria bacterium and contains:
- a CDS encoding LLM class F420-dependent oxidoreductase, translated to MKLGLSVGYSGGNVSLPLDRIQEAEQLGYDSVWTAEAYGSDAVTPLAYIAAKTSRIKLGTGIMQIAARTPAMCGMTMATLDALAGGGRVLVGLGLSGPQVIEGWHGMPYDKPLARLREYVAILRQIWAREKPVALAGKAYQLPYQGPGATGLGKPLKSILHTNRLPIYLATMQPNSIRLTAEIADGWLPIWFSPYRMEMFRADIEEGFKKAGNGKSWKDFDIAAGCTVVLGDDVKACLAQLKPTLALYVGGMGAKNKNFHNEMVSKYGYGDMAAKIQELYLSGRKAEATALVPDELCDEMSLCGPEARIRQRYKAWEECGASTMLIQTGQREAMQLMADVAGAKQQ
- a CDS encoding tetratricopeptide repeat protein, whose translation is MKWRYMQHCCHSLGELWLTKGDAEKALQFADECLQLAEPTESRKNIVKGWRLRGQAFCMQGKLVEAEAVLLKALTLAQEVGNPPQLWKTYQALGELYEKQESKDQARSAYASAIEVIEKVASRLQDQEIKQTFLAARPVQEIRSKVV
- a CDS encoding LLM class flavin-dependent oxidoreductase gives rise to the protein MSRLGIVLYHGIDNGAELKEYGRLAEDNGFTSLWVTERYFHEETFSMLGFLAAATERIKLGVGVVNPYTRNPALLAMAGATLDRLSSGRFLLGLGRSEPQVIQDKIGIPYGNSRAALTETVQHLRKLFAGERVIAQEGRYKFGNVRLATTPVQAQLPLYLSGIGQKGLRLIGEIADGAVLNAYVPPAYVRYAVQEIRDAATAAGRDPQVIDITCMLVVRLTNDPASLYPTLKQRLVRLLEEPHVGEILLDKGGFDPSILPALRAVIEQEGEKAAVGFISDAMVEAFYVAGPADYCKARIEEYRQAGVNEPLLLPRLEDFRRVAETLRV
- a CDS encoding BrnT family toxin, which encodes MRIDDIVWLPHFVDKLAWKHQVVPEEVEEVLLFGNPQYRKVQKGHVPGENLYAAYGQTLMGRYLVIFFVYKLTHEALIISARTMDAKEKRQYAKK